Proteins encoded within one genomic window of Thunnus albacares chromosome 13, fThuAlb1.1, whole genome shotgun sequence:
- the LOC122995653 gene encoding histone H2B 3-like, protein MPDPVKAPKKGSKKAVSKATKTGKKKRKTRKESYAIYVYKVLKQVHPDTGISSKAMGIMNSFVGDIFERIAGEASRLAHYNKRSTITSREIQTAVRLLLPGELAKHAVSEGTKAVTKYTSSK, encoded by the coding sequence ATGCCTGATCCAGTCAAAGCCCCGAAGAAAGGCTCCAAGAAGGCCGTGTCTAAAGCCACCAAGACCggcaagaagaagagaaagacccGCAAGGAGAGCTACGCCATCTACGTGTACAAGGTGCTGAAGCAGGTCCACCCCGACACCGGCATCTCCTCCAAGGCCATGGGCATCATGAACTCCTTTGTGGGAGACATCTTTGAGCGTATCGCCGGTGAGGCTTCCCGCCTTGCTCACTACAACAAGCGCTCCACCATCACCTCCAGGGAGATCCAGACCGCCGTCCGCCTGCTGCTGCCCGGTGAGCTGGCCAAACACGCCGTGTCTGAGGGTACCAAGGCCGTCACCAAGTACACCAGCTCCAAGTAA
- the LOC122995631 gene encoding tumor necrosis factor receptor superfamily member 14-like isoform X3 encodes MSSSLLFLIIILKVFIGQILACHPTEYLTAGRCCPRCSAGSRVKTDCTEFRSISCLPCIDGTYMNQPTGLKQCFTCGNCDAGSGLQIKTSCTSTSNTVCQPLEGFYCMDSTEDGCVKALKHTSCQPGQYIRQKGTALRDTECTDCSDGTFSDGTFTSCQPHTQCESLKLQLIKPGNDSADAECGKQSSHVIIIVTCVIVVLFVLFGIAGLVYFIIKKISGKICCYFLYQTIQTLS; translated from the exons ATGTCTTCATCGTTGCTGTTTCTG ATAATAATACTGAAAGTCTTCATCGGACAGATCCTCGCATGTCATCCAACAGAGTACCTAACAGCGGGACGATGCTGTCCCAGATGTTCTGCTG GAAGTCGAGTTAAAACAGATTGTACAGAGTTCAGAAGTATATCCTGTCTGCCCTGCATTGATGGAACCTACATGAATCAGCCCACTGGACTTAAACAGTGTTTCACCTGTGGAAACTGTGATGCAG GTTCTGGTCTGCAGATAAAGACATCATGTACATCAACatcaaatacagtttgtcaACCACTGGAGGGATTCTACTGTATGGACTCCACAGAGGACGGCTGTGtgaaagcactgaaacacacaagctGTCAACCAGGACAATACATCAGACAAAAAG gAACAGCTCTCAGGGACACTGAGTGCACTGACTGCAGTGATGGAACATTTTCAGATGGGACATttacatcttgtcaaccacacacaca ATGTGAATCACTAAAGCTTCAGCTGATCAAACCAGGAAATGATTCAGCTGATGCTGAATGTGGAAAACAAAGTTCACATGTGATAATAATTGTGACCTGTGTGATTGTGGTGCTTTTTGTATTATTTGGCATAGCTGGATTAGTTTACTTTATCATAAAGAAGATATCAGGTAagatttgttgttattttttgtatCAGACAATACAAACATTATCATAG